One window of Oryza brachyantha chromosome 12, ObraRS2, whole genome shotgun sequence genomic DNA carries:
- the LOC102703739 gene encoding uncharacterized protein LOC102703739, with protein sequence MGSRIKQPKALAFRCYAASHRSLTLAVWSLAALVVVVNFHLLIIHKEDESTMTHEIHRSIVRELEVVEEEKFRVSPPRSRRNPRAVRRKGEQKPPSVVDEFLDESSSVHDMFFPEQKMAIDPSNGGNDSMYFYYPGRVWLDTDGNPIQAHGGGVLYDEKTETYFWYGENKDGKTYKAHSKGADRVDIVGVSCYSSKDLWTWRNEGVVLRGEEKNVTHDLHKSNVLERPKVIYNDWTGKYVMWMHIDDTNYTKASVGVAISDSPTGPFNYLYSKQPHDCESRDMTIFKDDNGKAYLIYSSEDNSELHIGQLTDDYLDVTDNMRRLLIAQHREAPALFKYDGTYYMITSGCTGWAPNTALAHAATAIMGPWETLGNPCMGGNDIFRSTTFFSQSTFVLPIPGLSGSFIFMADRWNPSELRDSRYVWLPLTVGGLPDEAADYSFMFPLWSRVSIYWHRRWRLPEGWRDS encoded by the exons ATGGGTTCGAGGATCAAGCAGCCAAAAGCATTAGCTTTCCGCTGCTATGCGGCGAGCCATCGATCTCTAACTCTGGCGGTGTGGAGTCTTGCGGCATTGGTTGTAGTCGTGAATTTCCATCTTCTTATCATACATAAGGAGGATGAGAGCACCATGACGCATGAGATCCATCGGTCGATTGTAAGAGAactggaggtggtggaggaggaaaaATTCCGGGTATCACCTCCCCGGAGCCGGAGGAATCCCCGGGCTGTGCGGCGCAAGGGGGAGCAGAAGCCGCCTTCTGTAGTGGATGAGTTCTTGGATGAGTCTTCTTCGGTGCATGACATGTTCTTTCCAGAACAGAAGATGGCTATAGATCCAAGCAATGGTGGAAATGACAGCATGTACTTCTACTACCCAGGGAGAGTTTGGCTTGACACTGATGGCAACCCAATCCAAGCTCATGGAGGAGGTGTACTGTATGATGAGAAAACTGAAACTTATTTCTGGTATGGGGAGAATAAGGATGGCAAAACCTACAAAGCTCACAGCAAGGGAGCTGATCGG GTTGACATTGTGGGAGTAAGTTGCTATTCTTCAAAGGACCTGTGGACATGGAGAAATGAAGGAGTTGTTCTCCGAGGCGAGGAAAAGAATGTGACACATGATCTCCACAAATCTAATGTCCTAGAGAGGCCCAAGGTTATATATAATGATTGGActggcaaatatgttatgtgGATGCACATAGATGATACGAACTACACAAAAGCATCAGTTGGTGTGGCCATCAGTGACTCTCCCACAGGCCCATTCAATTACCTGTACAGCAAGCAGCCACATGATTGTGAAAGTAGAGACATGACCATCTTCAAGGATGACAATGGGAAGGCTTACCTGATATATTCTTCTGAGGACAACAGCGAGCTCCACATTGGTCAATTAACCGATGACTACCTTGATGTAACTGATAATATGAGAAGGCTTCTCATTGCACAACATCGAGAAGCTCCGGCGCTTTTCAAGTACGACGGCACCTACTACATGATAACCTCTGGTTGCACTGGCTGGGCACCAAACACTGCACTAGCTCATGCGGCGACAGCAATCATGGGACCTTGGGAGACACTGGGAAATCCTTGCATGGGAGGGAATGACATATTCAGATCAACAACTTTCTTCTCCCAGAGTACATTTGTGTTGCCAATTCCGGGGCTGTCAGGTTCATTCATCTTCATGGCGGATCGGTGGAACCCATCCGAGCTGAGAGATTCACGATACGTATGGCTGCCTTTGACAGTCGGTGGACTACCTGATGAGGCTGCAGATTACAGCTTCATGTTCCCGCTCTGGTCCCGGGTGTCGATCTACTGGCACAGACGGTGGCGTCTCCCTGAGGGGTGGAGAGACTCCTGA
- the LOC102704019 gene encoding 40S ribosomal protein S3a translates to MAVGKNKRISKGKKGSKKKTVDPFAKKDWYDIKAPSVFNVRNVGKTLVSRTQGTKIASEGLKHRVFEVSLADLQNDEDQAYRKIRLRAEDVQGKNVLTNFWGMDFTTDKLRSLVKKWQTLIEAHVDVKTTDNYMLRLFCIGFTKRRPNQVKRTCYAQASQIRQIRRKMVEIMANQASSCDLKELVSKFIPEVIGKEIEKSTSSIFPLQNVFVRKVKILKAPKFDLGKLMEVHGDYTKEDVGMKLERPAEDEAVAGQEVAAE, encoded by the exons ATGGCCGTGGGGAAAAACAAGCGTATCTCGAAGGGGAAGAAGGGATCCAAGAAGAAGAC CGTCGATCCCTTCGCCAAGAAAGATTGGTACGACATCAAGGCCCCATCGGTGTTCAACGTGAGGAACGTCGGGAAGACGCTCGTGTCCAGGACACAGGGCACAAAG ATTGCTTCAGAGGGTCTCAAACATCGCGTGTTCGAGGTTTCCTTGGCTGATCTGCAGAACGATGAGGATCAGGCGTACCGTAAAATCAGACTTCGTGCTGAGGATGTTCAAGGCAAGAACGTTCTTACAAACTTCTGG GGGATGGATTTTACAACTGACAAGCTCAGGTCATTGGTGAAGAAGTGGCAGACGCTCATCGAGGCTCATGTGGACGTTAAGACCACCGATAACTATATGCTTCGTCTGTTCTGTATTGGCTTCACCAAGAGGAGGCCAAACCAAGTGAAACGTACCTGCTATGCTCAAGCAAGCCAGATTAGACAG ATCCGCCGCAAGATGGTGGAGATAATGGCGAACCAGGCATCGTCCTGTGACTTGAAGGAGCTCGTGTCAAAGTTCATTCCTGAGGTGATTGGGAAGGAAATCGAGAAGTCCACATCAAGCATCTTTCCGCTTCAGAATGTCTTCGTGCGCAAGGTCAAGATCCTCAAGGCCCCAAAATTTGACCTGGGGAAGCTTATGGAG GTGCATGGGGATTATACCAAGGAAGATGTTGGTATGAAGCTCGAGAGGCCTGCAGAAGATGAAGCTGTGGCAGGACAGGAAGTCGCTGCTGAGTAG
- the LOC102704298 gene encoding 40S ribosomal protein S3a-like: protein MAVGKNKRISKGKKGSKKKTVDPFAKKDWYDIKAPSVFNVRNVGKTLVSRTQGTKIASEGLKHRVFEVSLADLQNDEDQAYRKIRLRAEDVQGKNVLTNFWGMDFTTDKLRSLVKKWQTLIEAHVDVKTTDNYMLRLFCIGFTKRRPNQVKRTCYAQASQIRQIRRKMVEIMANQASSCDLKELVSKFIPEVIGKEIEKSTSSIFPLQNVFVRKVKILKAPKFDLGKLMEVHGDYTKEDVGMKLERPAEDEAVAGLEVTAD from the exons ATGGCCGTGGGGAAGAACAAGCGTATCTCGAAGGGGAAGAAGGGATCCAAGAAGAAGAC CGTCGATCCCTTCGCCAAGAAAGATTGGTACGACATCAAGGCCCCATCGGTGTTCAACGTGAGGAACGTCGGGAAGACGCTCGTGTCTAGGACACAGGGCACAAAG ATTGCTTCAGAGGGTCTCAAACATCGCGTGTTCGAGGTTTCCTTGGCTGATCTGCAGAACGATGAGGATCAGGCGTACCGTAAAATCAGACTTCGTGCTGAGGATGTTCAAGGCAAGAACGTTCTTACAAACTTCTGG GGGATGGATTTTACAACTGACAAGCTCAGGTCATTGGTGAAGAAGTGGCAGACGCTCATCGAGGCTCATGTGGACGTTAAGACCACCGATAACTATATGCTTCGTCTGTTCTGTATTGGCTTCACCAAGAGGAGGCCAAACCAAGTGAAACGTACCTGCTATGCTCAAGCAAGCCAGATTAGACAG ATCCGCCGCAAGATGGTGGAGATAATGGCGAACCAGGCATCATCCTGTGACTTGAAGGAGCTCGTGTCAAAGTTCATTCCTGAGGTGATTGGGAAGGAAATCGAGAAGTCCACATCAAGCATCTTTCCGCTTCAGAATGTCTTCGTGCGCAAGGTCAAGATCCTCAAGGCCCCAAAATTTGACCTGGGGAAGCTTATGGAG GTGCATGGGGATTATACCAAGGAAGATGTTGGTATGAAGCTCGAGAGGCCTGCAGAAGATGAAGCTGTGGCAGGACTGGAGGTCACTGCGGATTAG